A genomic stretch from Shewanella woodyi ATCC 51908 includes:
- a CDS encoding thioredoxin family protein: MNNNVKALLATTALFFSCQTLASSGCAFEDQQDGMIATCSEEKQEVILTGLVEAQTMVTELADFTQGYKEYQVDTAAITPLKNLKEPTEIVVIIGTWCPDCHRETPRLIRIMEEINNPNIKVTYIGVDRAKSDPQGLAAQYEFTRIPTIIVSQQGEELGRIIERPETSLEIDLAKILN; this comes from the coding sequence ATGAACAATAACGTCAAGGCATTACTTGCCACCACAGCCCTCTTCTTTAGCTGCCAAACATTGGCCAGCAGTGGCTGTGCATTCGAAGATCAGCAAGATGGCATGATCGCCACATGTAGCGAGGAGAAACAGGAAGTGATTTTAACTGGATTAGTAGAAGCGCAAACCATGGTGACTGAGTTAGCGGATTTCACCCAAGGCTACAAGGAATACCAAGTAGATACAGCTGCAATCACGCCGCTAAAAAACCTAAAGGAACCTACTGAAATAGTGGTTATCATAGGAACTTGGTGTCCTGATTGTCACCGTGAAACACCACGCCTTATCCGTATCATGGAAGAGATAAACAACCCGAATATTAAGGTCACTTATATCGGTGTCGACAGAGCAAAATCTGATCCACAAGGGCTAGCCGCCCAGTATGAGTTTACCCGCATTCCAACGATTATTGTTAGCCAACAAGGTGAAGAGCTAGGCCGTATTATCGAACGACCAGAAACCTCACTTGAGATAGACTTAGCTAAGATATTGAACTAA
- a CDS encoding Ppx/GppA phosphatase family protein has protein sequence MPTTPLYAAITLGSNSFNMLVAKTLGGRPEIIAKYKRKVRLAEGIQSDGSLSEEVMLRGLDCLSMFSDMLKKEGVSVDNIAVIATATLRHIANSDEFCRRALPILGHPIEIISGMREAELIYQGMVATTEGEGRRLVIDIGGASTEFIIGDGDKVLLKTSLPMGCVTFNDKFFTSFPFQKLDFDDAKAAVKSALGDYLSELKHLGWHCVVGASGSVQSVVELLNYRQEPASITLDVLTSLQEEVLTQSSPSMLSISGLHQERAPTFAAGISILLALFELLEIESLNLSGGALREGVLQTLAQRIEQVADSA, from the coding sequence ATGCCAACAACACCTCTTTATGCGGCGATCACATTAGGATCGAATAGTTTCAATATGTTGGTTGCCAAAACACTTGGTGGCCGACCTGAAATTATCGCGAAATATAAGCGAAAAGTCCGGCTTGCTGAAGGGATCCAAAGTGATGGTTCCCTGAGTGAAGAGGTGATGTTGCGTGGCCTTGATTGCTTATCTATGTTCAGTGACATGCTGAAGAAAGAGGGCGTATCAGTAGATAATATCGCCGTTATTGCCACTGCAACCCTTAGACATATTGCTAATTCCGATGAGTTTTGTCGTCGAGCCCTTCCCATTTTAGGTCACCCAATCGAGATCATCTCCGGCATGCGTGAAGCTGAGTTAATCTACCAAGGTATGGTTGCTACTACTGAGGGAGAGGGGCGCCGCCTAGTGATTGATATTGGTGGCGCGAGCACTGAGTTTATTATCGGTGACGGCGATAAGGTGCTGTTGAAAACCAGTCTACCTATGGGCTGTGTTACCTTTAATGATAAGTTTTTTACCTCTTTTCCCTTCCAGAAATTAGATTTTGATGATGCTAAAGCAGCGGTAAAGTCTGCCCTGGGTGATTATCTGAGTGAGCTTAAGCACTTAGGTTGGCACTGTGTTGTAGGCGCTTCTGGCAGTGTGCAATCAGTGGTGGAACTGCTTAACTATAGGCAAGAGCCAGCTAGCATCACATTAGATGTATTGACCTCACTGCAAGAGGAGGTGTTAACCCAATCTAGCCCCTCTATGTTATCTATTTCTGGCCTTCATCAGGAGAGAGCGCCAACTTTTGCTGCTGGGATCTCAATCTTGCTTGCCCTGTTTGAACTGTTAGAGATTGAGAGTTTGAACCTATCTGGCGGTGCCCTCAGAGAAGGGGTATTGCAGACATTAGCTCAACGTATTGAGCAGGTTGCTGACAGTGCCTAA
- the hemB gene encoding porphobilinogen synthase, producing MNIITSAFPQRRMRRMRKHDFSRRLMAENQLSVNDLIYPMFVLEGNNRTEQIASMPGIERYSIDLLLKEAEEIVKLGIPLIALFPVTPAEKKTLLAEEAYNADALAQRAVRALKEAFPELGVMTDVALDPFTTHGQDGIIDEDGYILNDITTEILVKQALSHAEAGADIVAPSDMMDGRIGAIRQALEEAGHVNTQIMAYSAKYSSNYYGPFRDAVGSAGNLKGGNKHSYQMDPANSDEALHEVALDIQEGADMVMVKPGMPYLDIVTRVKRELAVPTFAYQVSGEYAMHMAAIENGWLSEKAIVMESLLCFKRAGANGVLTYFAKRAAQWLKEEQAK from the coding sequence GTGAATATTATTACCAGTGCCTTCCCACAACGCAGAATGCGTCGCATGCGCAAACATGATTTTAGCCGTCGTTTAATGGCTGAAAATCAACTTTCGGTAAACGATCTTATCTACCCTATGTTTGTTTTAGAAGGTAATAATAGAACTGAGCAGATAGCTTCAATGCCTGGCATAGAGCGCTACTCAATCGACCTACTGCTTAAAGAAGCAGAGGAGATTGTGAAATTAGGGATCCCACTTATCGCCCTATTTCCAGTAACGCCTGCAGAGAAGAAAACCTTGCTAGCAGAAGAAGCTTACAATGCAGATGCGCTAGCTCAACGTGCCGTTCGTGCACTCAAGGAAGCATTTCCTGAACTAGGGGTCATGACAGATGTCGCACTAGATCCTTTCACCACGCACGGTCAAGACGGGATCATCGATGAAGATGGCTATATTCTTAACGACATCACCACAGAGATCTTGGTAAAACAAGCACTATCTCATGCAGAAGCTGGTGCCGATATCGTCGCACCATCGGATATGATGGATGGCCGTATTGGGGCGATTCGTCAAGCATTAGAGGAAGCTGGACACGTTAATACCCAGATCATGGCTTACTCAGCTAAATATTCATCGAATTATTATGGTCCTTTCCGTGATGCAGTAGGTTCAGCTGGTAACTTGAAAGGTGGCAATAAGCACAGCTACCAGATGGATCCAGCCAACAGTGATGAGGCGTTACACGAAGTTGCCCTCGATATCCAAGAAGGTGCTGATATGGTCATGGTTAAACCAGGCATGCCTTACCTTGATATCGTCACCCGCGTAAAACGTGAACTCGCCGTGCCTACCTTTGCTTATCAGGTCAGTGGTGAATACGCCATGCACATGGCAGCCATCGAGAATGGTTGGTTATCAGAAAAAGCTATTGTGATGGAATCACTGCTTTGCTTTAAGCGAGCAGGTGCCAACGGTGTACTAACCTACTTTGCTAAACGTGCCGCTCAATGGCTCAAAGAGGAGCAGGCAAAGTAA
- a CDS encoding sensor domain-containing diguanylate cyclase, with product MKQINLILVILTLLLSYPLKSETLLALSGDSDKSLRISPWLYYTFESESEGIEQIRKFSTTQWDRLSLGDNNHIALKPFWIKFSIYNAEPQTINRLLSLGNPHIDKLDIYHFAQNVLVNHTQVGDTFPFHQRPVINNLFIYPFELAPEIVNTFYIRVDTEGSANLPLSLWSPNAFAQHTEASALSKGFQLGALAAIGFFSLCIAITSRSFSYSYYAGYVLSVTLLVATLQGLAFRFIWPDWPMLQHLMITTLVPLSIFFAILFTEKVLLLKYHSLPMLRLCRYSSAAALLLVFITPMLDYSQAQYINIFSVLLVTTLLMGIASILAIRGHKLARLYTLAWSGMLIGSFITGSSYLGLITLPIKHLTPLMVGLTFEIIFMASILAIRYNDERKLKLQTQQEALLQSQRIRKTKEEALLIEANSNEKLEQMVQERTLELEIALRELNEANQKLTEQATTDSLTGVKNRAAFDKRLQAEGRLSRRQQTPMAILMLDIDRFKSINDNYGHLAGDQILRFIAQTLKEKLKRPADLVSRFGGEEFAIILPNTDQPGAVQVAEQIRKTIYDLPISWENIDIPLTISIGVSSEIMQSETQPTKLLEQADKALYRAKNDGRNRVMVYTPEPQKEIDHTQS from the coding sequence ATGAAACAGATAAACCTCATTTTAGTCATCTTGACTCTACTCCTATCTTATCCGCTCAAATCGGAAACCTTACTTGCGCTAAGTGGAGATTCAGATAAAAGCTTAAGGATCTCCCCTTGGCTTTATTATACCTTTGAGTCTGAAAGTGAAGGTATTGAGCAGATAAGAAAGTTCAGTACAACGCAGTGGGATAGGTTATCCCTAGGCGATAATAACCACATTGCGCTTAAACCTTTCTGGATAAAGTTTAGCATTTATAATGCAGAACCTCAGACAATCAACAGGCTGCTCTCTCTGGGAAATCCCCATATAGATAAGCTAGATATCTACCACTTTGCTCAGAATGTACTGGTCAATCACACCCAAGTGGGCGATACCTTCCCTTTCCATCAAAGGCCGGTGATCAACAACCTGTTTATCTACCCATTTGAACTTGCACCAGAGATAGTGAACACTTTCTACATTAGGGTAGATACCGAGGGGAGTGCTAACTTGCCACTGAGCTTGTGGTCCCCTAATGCCTTTGCCCAGCACACAGAAGCCAGTGCTCTATCTAAAGGTTTTCAGCTTGGTGCCCTTGCTGCTATTGGTTTCTTTAGCCTCTGCATTGCCATTACATCACGCTCGTTCAGCTACAGCTACTATGCAGGTTACGTCCTATCTGTCACTCTGTTAGTCGCAACCCTGCAGGGGCTAGCTTTTAGGTTTATCTGGCCAGACTGGCCGATGTTGCAGCACTTGATGATCACCACACTTGTGCCTCTGAGTATCTTTTTTGCCATCTTGTTTACAGAGAAGGTGCTGCTGCTTAAGTATCACAGTTTGCCTATGCTCAGGTTATGTCGTTACAGCTCTGCAGCTGCCCTACTGCTAGTGTTTATTACGCCTATGCTGGATTACTCTCAGGCGCAATATATCAATATTTTCTCAGTCCTTTTAGTGACCACACTTCTGATGGGAATAGCTTCCATACTGGCTATCAGAGGACATAAACTGGCTCGGCTCTACACACTAGCCTGGAGTGGTATGTTGATTGGCTCCTTTATTACAGGCTCCTCCTACTTAGGATTAATCACATTACCGATTAAGCACTTAACTCCGCTAATGGTTGGTCTCACCTTCGAGATCATCTTTATGGCCAGTATTCTCGCGATTCGTTATAACGATGAGCGAAAATTAAAATTGCAGACACAACAAGAAGCGCTACTGCAATCTCAAAGAATACGCAAAACCAAAGAGGAAGCCCTGCTTATCGAGGCTAACAGCAACGAGAAGCTTGAGCAGATGGTACAGGAGCGAACCTTAGAGTTAGAGATCGCACTTAGGGAACTTAACGAGGCTAATCAAAAACTCACTGAGCAGGCCACTACCGATAGTCTTACTGGTGTTAAGAACCGCGCCGCTTTCGATAAACGTCTTCAAGCCGAAGGAAGATTAAGCCGAAGACAGCAGACCCCAATGGCTATTTTGATGTTAGATATAGACCGCTTTAAGTCGATTAATGATAATTACGGTCACTTGGCTGGCGATCAGATCTTAAGATTTATCGCTCAAACACTTAAAGAAAAATTAAAACGTCCAGCGGATCTGGTGTCACGTTTTGGCGGTGAAGAGTTTGCTATTATATTGCCAAACACAGATCAGCCAGGTGCTGTACAGGTTGCTGAGCAGATACGAAAAACCATTTATGATCTGCCCATTAGCTGGGAAAATATCGATATTCCACTCACCATTAGTATCGGTGTTAGTTCAGAGATAATGCAATCTGAAACTCAGCCAACCAAGTTGTTAGAACAAGCAGATAAAGCACTTTATCGTGCAAAAAATGATGGGCGTAACCGTGTCATGGTTTATACGCCTGAGCCTCAAAAAGAGATAGACCACACCCAGTCTTGA
- the rho gene encoding transcription termination factor Rho — MNLSELKDKSISDLVLLAQEMKVENTARARKQDIIFSILKAHAKSGEDIFGGGVLEILQDGFGFLRSADASYLAGPDDIYVSPSQIRRFSMRTGDTIFGKIRPPKEGERYFALLKVSEVNFDKPENSRSKILFENLTPLHAEERIRMERGNGSTEDITSRILDLCSPIGKGQRGLIVAPPKAGKTLLLQNMAQSITYNNPDVVLMVLLIDERPEEVTEMQRMVKGEVIASTFDEPASRHVQVAEMVIEKAKRLVEHKKDVVILLDSITRLARAYNTVIPSSGKVLTGGVDANALHRPKRFFGAARNIEHGGSLTIIATALVDTGSKMDEVIYEEFKGTGNQELHLSRKAAEKRVFPAIDFNRSGTRREEKLTTPDELQKMWILRKILNPMDEVTGMEFLIDKLAMTKTNDEFFTAMKRAKT, encoded by the coding sequence ATGAATTTATCAGAACTAAAAGATAAGTCGATTTCAGACTTAGTACTACTCGCCCAAGAAATGAAAGTTGAGAATACTGCCCGTGCTCGTAAGCAGGACATTATATTTTCAATCCTTAAAGCCCACGCCAAAAGCGGTGAAGATATTTTCGGTGGTGGTGTATTAGAAATTCTACAGGACGGTTTCGGCTTCCTTCGTAGCGCAGACGCCTCTTACTTGGCAGGACCGGATGATATCTATGTATCTCCAAGCCAAATACGTCGCTTTAGCATGCGCACCGGTGATACCATTTTTGGTAAAATCAGACCACCTAAAGAGGGCGAACGTTATTTTGCTCTTTTAAAAGTCTCTGAAGTCAACTTTGACAAGCCTGAAAACTCTCGCTCTAAAATCCTATTTGAAAACCTTACCCCACTACATGCAGAAGAGCGTATTCGCATGGAGCGCGGTAATGGTTCAACTGAAGATATTACTTCACGAATTTTGGATCTATGTTCACCAATCGGTAAAGGCCAGCGTGGTCTTATTGTTGCACCGCCAAAAGCGGGTAAAACATTACTGCTTCAGAACATGGCTCAAAGCATCACTTACAACAACCCAGACGTCGTATTGATGGTTCTTCTTATCGATGAACGTCCTGAGGAAGTTACCGAGATGCAACGCATGGTAAAAGGTGAAGTAATTGCTTCTACCTTCGATGAGCCAGCCAGCCGTCACGTTCAGGTTGCTGAGATGGTTATCGAAAAAGCAAAACGCCTTGTTGAGCACAAGAAAGATGTTGTTATCTTACTCGACTCAATCACCCGTCTTGCCCGTGCTTACAACACAGTTATCCCATCATCAGGTAAGGTACTTACTGGTGGTGTTGATGCTAACGCACTACATCGTCCAAAGCGTTTCTTCGGTGCCGCTCGTAACATCGAACATGGCGGAAGCTTAACCATTATCGCAACCGCACTGGTTGATACTGGTTCTAAAATGGATGAAGTTATTTACGAAGAGTTTAAAGGTACTGGTAACCAAGAGTTACACCTTTCTCGTAAAGCGGCTGAAAAGCGCGTCTTCCCTGCTATCGACTTCAACCGCTCAGGTACGCGTCGTGAAGAGAAGCTAACCACACCTGATGAGCTACAGAAGATGTGGATCCTACGTAAGATCCTTAATCCAATGGATGAGGTCACAGGTATGGAGTTCCTTATCGACAAGCTTGCTATGACCAAGACTAACGATGAGTTCTTCACTGCGATGAAGCGTGCTAAGACTTAA
- a CDS encoding TonB-dependent receptor domain-containing protein: protein MKFNRLAKLVSLASSGIVALSAPSYAVESNEESVERIEVTGSRLKRVDMEGASPVTTITAEELAKSGFATVGDALRSSNLNAFGSWGGGSNNGWGSQATVQLKGASAFHTLTLLDGKRMAKSPVMDGGAANINTIPMAAVERIEILTDGASAIYGTDAIAGVVNIILKKDFEGVQLDARMDRPTQEGGDSSNLSFTGGLNSDKGHLVFTFEHYESQKILQKDRWYTQPFVQEGGDPSDYQDWVNISPTGRVLTQGGAGGWVYSTPFSNSDKSCADVYGDAFIGSLDDSDYPGDTLCAYDYTQAAATSVGQTRNNTLLHYTYELSDSIELTARAYWAANETQDVSAPVPASISIPNGLPAYTTAEGLDLVELVADPNAGMNFRFDTAGDRVAEHHDNIFDYLLALDGTTDFMDWDIAVNYNKYDNYTWGTGYQLKGATTDLVGEWDDESNSFVGWDPRDPNSEMPAGATANYDKRMSASYLDISGGAAFELFELPGGDANMYIGGSYREESLDSKVSALAEAGQIVGGNGGSGGEGERDVMAAYFEFAMPVMDNLELNLAGRYDDYSDFGGTFNPQVSVRYNIIEPLLIRASWGTGFRAPTLSDLYQGTSEGFGYMKNYLNCYDQGESIDNCDRWDYGPTRTGGNVDLKPEESESYNLGIVWDITESVNVSVDYWSLETTNLIDSLGASEIIKTQAKLWEAADAAGVARPDVSTVYPGTEISRLGNGKIDYVVSQKLNVGLSEREGIDVKVGAGFESEFGDFKFGLGWSYFLKYKSSYSEAGVQVISDDEAGREDTPAHRVNLTADYLLGDHSISYYGNFIGSQESWDVIEGSWDPDAGETADDGTLYEIDSVMYHNLTYTYTLPWSNSFSLGVTNLTDEEPKFDYNGTYEGNLYDIRGRTYWAGFRQSF, encoded by the coding sequence ATGAAGTTTAATCGATTAGCCAAGTTAGTTAGCTTGGCATCTAGTGGCATAGTAGCTCTTTCGGCGCCGAGTTACGCTGTAGAGTCAAATGAAGAGAGTGTTGAACGTATTGAGGTCACAGGCTCTAGACTAAAACGTGTTGATATGGAGGGGGCAAGTCCTGTCACGACCATTACCGCTGAGGAGCTTGCGAAATCAGGTTTTGCAACTGTGGGTGATGCACTTCGTAGCTCAAACCTTAATGCATTCGGTTCTTGGGGCGGTGGGTCCAATAATGGTTGGGGCTCACAGGCGACAGTTCAGTTAAAAGGTGCTTCAGCCTTCCATACTCTGACGCTATTAGATGGTAAGCGGATGGCTAAGTCTCCAGTCATGGACGGCGGTGCAGCTAATATTAATACCATTCCTATGGCGGCGGTTGAACGGATTGAAATTCTTACCGATGGTGCATCGGCGATTTATGGTACCGATGCCATTGCTGGTGTTGTAAATATTATTCTTAAGAAAGATTTCGAAGGTGTGCAGCTCGATGCCAGAATGGATCGCCCTACACAGGAGGGGGGAGATTCCTCAAATCTTTCGTTTACTGGTGGCTTGAATTCAGACAAAGGCCATTTAGTTTTCACATTTGAGCATTATGAATCGCAAAAAATCCTGCAAAAGGATCGTTGGTACACTCAGCCATTTGTCCAAGAGGGTGGCGATCCTAGTGACTATCAAGACTGGGTGAATATTAGTCCTACAGGCCGTGTATTAACACAAGGTGGCGCTGGTGGCTGGGTATACTCTACTCCTTTTTCAAATAGTGATAAGAGCTGCGCCGATGTCTACGGTGATGCATTTATTGGATCATTAGATGACAGTGATTATCCTGGTGATACGCTTTGTGCTTATGATTACACTCAAGCTGCCGCAACCTCTGTTGGCCAGACCCGTAACAATACCCTGCTGCATTACACCTATGAATTGAGCGATAGTATTGAGTTAACTGCACGTGCGTATTGGGCTGCAAATGAAACACAAGACGTATCGGCGCCAGTCCCTGCATCAATTAGCATTCCAAATGGTTTACCCGCTTACACTACTGCAGAAGGCTTAGATCTTGTTGAGTTAGTTGCCGATCCAAATGCTGGTATGAATTTCCGTTTTGATACCGCGGGCGATCGTGTTGCTGAGCACCATGATAATATTTTTGACTATCTATTAGCCTTAGATGGCACGACCGATTTTATGGATTGGGATATTGCTGTTAATTACAATAAATATGATAACTACACTTGGGGAACGGGTTATCAACTTAAGGGAGCGACCACGGATTTAGTGGGTGAGTGGGATGATGAATCAAACTCATTTGTTGGTTGGGATCCACGGGATCCAAACTCTGAAATGCCAGCTGGGGCAACGGCTAATTACGATAAGCGTATGTCCGCATCTTATCTGGATATAAGTGGTGGCGCGGCTTTTGAGCTGTTTGAATTACCAGGTGGTGACGCCAATATGTACATTGGTGGTTCATACCGCGAAGAGAGTCTAGATTCTAAGGTGTCAGCTCTAGCCGAGGCGGGTCAAATCGTTGGAGGGAATGGCGGCTCAGGTGGTGAAGGTGAGCGTGATGTCATGGCAGCGTATTTTGAGTTTGCTATGCCTGTGATGGATAATTTAGAGCTAAACCTTGCTGGCCGTTATGATGATTATTCTGACTTTGGTGGTACGTTTAACCCGCAAGTGTCAGTGCGTTATAACATTATCGAGCCTCTACTTATTCGTGCCTCTTGGGGAACTGGTTTTCGTGCTCCAACCTTGTCAGACCTATACCAAGGGACGTCAGAAGGTTTTGGTTACATGAAAAACTACCTGAACTGTTACGATCAAGGTGAGTCTATAGATAACTGTGACCGTTGGGATTATGGGCCAACACGTACGGGTGGGAATGTAGATCTAAAGCCTGAAGAGTCTGAATCATATAACTTAGGGATCGTTTGGGATATTACAGAGAGTGTTAATGTCTCTGTGGATTACTGGTCTCTGGAAACAACGAACTTAATCGATAGCTTAGGTGCAAGTGAGATCATTAAGACACAAGCTAAGCTTTGGGAAGCTGCCGACGCCGCAGGTGTTGCACGCCCTGATGTTTCAACTGTCTATCCTGGCACAGAGATTAGTCGCTTAGGGAATGGCAAGATTGATTATGTTGTCAGTCAAAAGCTGAATGTTGGTTTAAGTGAGCGTGAAGGTATAGATGTAAAAGTAGGAGCTGGATTTGAGTCTGAATTTGGTGACTTTAAGTTTGGCTTAGGGTGGTCATATTTCTTGAAGTATAAGTCATCGTATTCCGAAGCTGGTGTACAAGTTATTAGTGATGATGAAGCTGGCCGTGAAGATACACCTGCACACAGAGTGAACTTAACTGCTGATTACCTCTTAGGTGATCACTCTATCAGCTACTATGGTAACTTTATCGGCTCTCAAGAGAGCTGGGATGTTATAGAGGGGAGCTGGGATCCAGATGCAGGGGAGACTGCAGATGACGGCACTCTTTATGAGATCGACTCAGTGATGTATCACAATTTGACCTACACCTACACTCTGCCTTGGAGCAATAGCTTCTCCTTGGGTGTGACCAATTTGACTGACGAAGAACCTAAGTTTGATTACAATGGAACCTATGAGGGCAACTTGTATGACATACGTGGCCGCACTTACTGGGCTGGTTTTAGACAATCATTTTAA
- a CDS encoding TatD family hydrolase → MSEHIDIAVNLIGSALEKNCDEVIQRAVAHGVSPLIVIGSDLNESQQAITLCQQYPKTLYSTAGTHPHQASQWDDTSADKIRVLAQAAEVVAIGECGLDYNRDFSPRAKQREAFRAQLALAVELKLPVLMHERDAHEDFLAILKEYRSGLTNALLHCFTGNRESMEAYLELDLHLGITGWVCDERRGLELAELVRDIPDDRILIETDSPYLLPRSMRPKPKSSKNEPQYLPYIAQYIATLREQNPTEFAAKTYQNSVKFFGL, encoded by the coding sequence ATGTCCGAACACATAGACATCGCTGTCAATCTTATTGGCAGCGCCCTAGAAAAAAATTGTGATGAAGTAATTCAACGAGCGGTGGCCCATGGGGTTTCACCGCTTATTGTTATTGGCAGCGACTTAAATGAAAGCCAGCAAGCGATCACCTTATGTCAGCAATACCCTAAAACTCTCTACTCTACAGCTGGCACTCACCCCCATCAAGCAAGCCAATGGGACGATACAAGTGCAGATAAAATCAGAGTGCTTGCCCAAGCCGCTGAAGTTGTGGCCATTGGTGAGTGCGGCCTAGATTACAATCGAGATTTCTCTCCCAGAGCAAAGCAGAGAGAGGCTTTTCGTGCTCAACTTGCTTTAGCTGTTGAACTCAAGCTGCCGGTTTTGATGCATGAACGTGATGCCCATGAAGATTTTCTCGCCATATTAAAAGAGTACCGTAGCGGACTAACCAACGCCCTGCTTCATTGCTTTACCGGCAATAGAGAGAGTATGGAGGCCTATCTTGAGCTTGATCTACACTTGGGGATCACTGGCTGGGTCTGTGATGAGCGTAGAGGTCTAGAGTTAGCTGAGCTGGTTCGTGATATCCCTGACGATCGTATTTTGATTGAAACTGACAGTCCCTATTTACTCCCTAGAAGCATGAGGCCAAAACCTAAATCGAGTAAGAATGAGCCCCAATATCTGCCCTATATAGCTCAATATATTGCAACTCTTAGGGAGCAAAACCCAACAGAATTTGCCGCTAAGACCTACCAAAATAGCGTTAAGTTTTTTGGGCTATAA
- the trxA gene encoding thioredoxin TrxA: MSDKIVHLSDDSFENDVINSTLPVVVDFWAEWCGPCKMIAPILDDVAEEYEGKVTIAKMNVDQNSVSPAKYGVRGIPTLLIFKNGELASTKVGALSKTQLKEFIDAQL, from the coding sequence ATGAGCGACAAAATAGTACATCTAAGTGACGACAGCTTTGAAAATGACGTAATCAACTCAACACTACCTGTAGTCGTCGACTTTTGGGCTGAGTGGTGTGGACCATGCAAAATGATTGCGCCTATCTTAGATGACGTTGCTGAAGAGTACGAAGGCAAAGTGACTATCGCCAAGATGAATGTTGACCAGAACAGTGTTTCACCTGCTAAATATGGTGTTCGTGGTATTCCAACACTACTGATTTTCAAAAATGGTGAACTTGCGAGTACTAAAGTTGGCGCACTTTCAAAAACTCAACTTAAAGAGTTCATTGACGCACAACTATAA
- the rhlB gene encoding ATP-dependent RNA helicase RhlB, protein MSETHLSNQKFADFSLNKEIKTALNESGFEFCTPIQALSLPILLQKKDIAGQAQTGTGKTLAFLVATFDHLLSTPVPEGRQLNQPRAMIMAPTRELAIQIAKDATLLAKHTGLKVGIVYGGESYDVQRKVLDKGVDILIGTTGRIIDYVRQGIINLSAIQAVVLDEADRMFDLGFIKDIRFLFRRMPDAKSRLNMLFSATLSMKVQELAYDHMNEPEKVVIAPNEKTSKNIKEEIFYPSMDEKMRLLLSLIEEDWPEKAIVFSNTKHSCENVWSWLEGDGHRVGLLTGDVPQKKRIRILEQFTEGKLDILVATDVAARGLHISDVSHVYNYDLPDDCEDYVHRIGRTGRAGKKGVSVSFACEEYALNLPAIEEYITHSIPVTNYDSEGLLDDIPAPIRVHRKHNNRPQQGRNNSGRPQGRNGNRAGGRNGPRRHDQVRRHS, encoded by the coding sequence ATGAGCGAAACACATTTATCAAATCAAAAGTTTGCCGACTTTTCTCTGAATAAAGAGATAAAAACAGCACTAAACGAGAGCGGTTTTGAATTTTGCACACCTATTCAAGCCCTATCTTTACCTATTCTATTACAGAAAAAAGATATTGCTGGCCAAGCCCAGACCGGAACAGGCAAAACATTAGCCTTTCTTGTTGCGACATTTGACCATCTTCTTTCTACTCCCGTTCCTGAAGGACGCCAACTTAATCAGCCTAGAGCGATGATTATGGCGCCAACCCGTGAATTGGCTATTCAAATAGCTAAAGATGCGACGCTTCTTGCTAAGCATACAGGCCTGAAGGTCGGTATTGTCTACGGTGGCGAGAGTTATGATGTTCAGCGTAAGGTGCTGGACAAAGGTGTTGATATTCTTATCGGCACTACGGGTCGTATTATTGATTATGTTCGTCAAGGGATCATCAATCTTAGTGCTATTCAAGCGGTTGTTCTCGATGAAGCCGATCGCATGTTCGATCTCGGTTTTATTAAAGATATTCGTTTTCTTTTCAGACGTATGCCAGATGCTAAATCGCGTCTGAATATGCTGTTTTCTGCCACTCTTTCAATGAAGGTGCAGGAGCTAGCTTATGATCATATGAATGAGCCTGAGAAAGTGGTTATCGCACCTAATGAAAAAACCTCTAAAAATATCAAAGAGGAGATCTTCTATCCATCGATGGATGAGAAGATGCGTCTGCTGCTTTCTTTGATTGAGGAAGATTGGCCAGAAAAAGCGATTGTATTTTCTAATACCAAACACAGCTGTGAAAATGTTTGGTCATGGTTAGAAGGTGACGGGCACCGAGTTGGTTTGTTAACTGGCGATGTACCGCAAAAGAAGCGTATTCGTATTCTTGAGCAGTTCACCGAAGGTAAGCTAGATATACTGGTTGCAACAGATGTAGCTGCGCGTGGCCTGCATATCTCTGATGTGTCTCATGTGTATAACTATGATCTGCCCGATGACTGTGAAGATTACGTGCACCGTATTGGTCGTACAGGTCGAGCGGGTAAGAAAGGGGTATCAGTTAGCTTTGCATGTGAAGAGTATGCACTTAACCTCCCTGCTATCGAAGAGTACATTACCCACTCTATCCCTGTGACTAACTATGACAGTGAAGGATTGCTGGATGATATTCCTGCACCAATTCGTGTCCATAGAAAACACAATAATCGTCCGCAACAGGGCCGTAATAACTCTGGTCGTCCTCAGGGACGAAATGGCAATCGTGCAGGTGGCCGAAATGGTCCACGTCGTCATGATCAAGTACGTAGGCACTCTTAA